The Corvus moneduloides isolate bCorMon1 chromosome 4, bCorMon1.pri, whole genome shotgun sequence genomic interval TCATTTACCACCAGCAAGGAAACCTGATGACTTTGTAAAATCTGAATAGTGACCGGAATAGAACATGGATACCTCAGTTCTCTGCCACATCCTTTATATAAGTGATCCTCTACAAGTGGAAATGCTCCAACACCGTAGCCAAGTGGATAAAAGGGAAGTAGGAGCACGGATAAGGAATGTATTCTTCCAGGAAGTGAAGCATAAAAAATGGTGGCAGTGAGGCTTGTCCAAGAAAGGATGGGAGGTATTGCTTTGGAAAGCAGCTACTCCATTGCCCTCACTGGGGGCAGGAAACCTTCTCATGTGCTGAGTCTGTGGCAGAGCAGCCCTCTCTCCTCACCAGACTGCACGTGTCAGGGGATGTAAGGGCCAGCTCAAAAAGCCACCCAGCAGCTTACCTCACTACCTGTGAAGCTACAAGGCGGCAGGGGTGGCAGTCCTCCTTCTGGAGCAGATGGCAAGTTACCAAAATGGCACTTCGCCAGGTCAAGTAGTTCATCATGAGAGACCCCTGAACAAAAGTATTTCACATGCTTTGTGATGTTACTCAGTAAACAGTTAATTTAAATTGCTGCACAGTTTAAGGACTCAAACAAGCAGTAATTTATTGTGCCCCTGCTTTAATACCCCATTTTTGGATTCTTCACACATTCCCTTTATAGGGAGCAAGATCATAATGATTCCCCCTTCTTAGTTCTCTTTAACAGCCTTCCATTAAAACTACATCAAATCAAGCTCTTTGCTCTCTTTCAAGCCTCAATGTTACTTCTTTCTCTCCACATTCCTTGCTATTCCCCTCTTCACACTGAACACCTTCTAGGATCCTTTTTTCCTGCCCACATGGAAAAATGACTTTGGCCTCCAATTCACTTCTTGTTCCAGATTTAAAGGTTCTGGAATATTACTGAGAGGAAAAGGGAGCAAAAGCTCAAAGGGTATGAAAGCACAAAACACTAACAATGAACAGGACCTACTGAACAATGGGTAATTCATCATGTTGttcccacagccccaggccATGGTTTCAAGCATCATTTCACATGATCCAGGGCAAGTATCCCATACtaacctccagcagcagccaagacCATTCTGGGTCCTTTGTAATGTGTTGTTATGTACTCCACCAAGTCATTACGATTTATGGATCtagaaacaggaaaggagacagCACTACTGTGTCAGTAAAGTTTACTACAGTAAAGAGAGATAAATGTATATAACAATACaatatcaaaataattaaaagttcTGCAATGTGCAGAACAGAGGCAGAAAGCTAAAATACAGGTGACTTCCGAAAAAGGAAATAGGAACTGGATACATTTTGCCTTTCAAAGCTCTTCCAGCTTCCTGAGAAGGAGTGAGATTTCCAACTCAGTCAGGTAGAGACAGGATGCACTTATGATctccttttctttgaaaacagcaCATTTAGCAGTCCCCTGTACTGGTCTAAACAAATGCTGAAAGAGCAATGCAAACACCGTGTGCTTACAATAAAGCCTAACATGTGACCTAtaggaaaaagaagtatttccaATTTTGTGTCAGATGCACTTTtaagaaacaggagaaaaatacgGCAAAAAAACCCCGAAGTCATGCAGAGGACATCTGAAGTTCAAATACCCTTTGATGCCTGTATACAGGGGAACTAAAGCAATACAGGGGTTCTTCTTACAGTGATATGCAGTGCAATTTCAGCTGCCTTTcagcataaaaatgaaatctgacaCTGTTCCCTACATTTTCAGGTAAGTCTTTTTCAACATATAAGTTACCACACAATTAAAGACACACATATTTTTGGACATACTTGATATTTTCAGTGGGTCCTAAAATTGTCCGTCCTAGGGCTGTATTCTGGTAGGCTGTGGCATGAAGGTAATCAAAGACAACTTCTTGCAAATTGGTTTCAACCTCTTGCATCTCTCGAAGTATAACTCCTCGCTCACGCTCAATCTCTGCCTCTCCCAGGGTACTGTTCTGAATTATGTCAGCAAGAATTTCCACAGCTAATTGCAAACAgagatggaaatgaaaagagtattttcagaCTACCAAACAAATCTGGTTCCAAAAGTGAAACCCACCCCAAAGAACAAGTGCTAATAAGACCAGCAAGGGGACAAAACATTTGCTCTGCAGGAAGGGAGAAGTCCAAAAGGTATCTTATTTTGGGactctgaagagaaaaatgtttcaaatatcAGCTTCCCTGGCGGCTCCTTTCCAAATCTGCATTCACGCATTCTTGTGAAGTTCAAGAACGGACTTTTCACCCAGCAAGGAAGGGACTGTAACACTGCAAAAGCATCATTCTGTGTCATCTCACTGGAAGCTGGACAAGCACATTgttctttgcagcttttctgaTGAATGAGAGCAATTACCTCTTGGTAAATCTTTCGAAAAAGCTTTTGCATAATACACAGTTTGTTCCCTGGACGTGTATGCGTTCAGATGAGCCCCCATGTTCTCAATCTCTAGTTCAAGGTCTAACTGAGATCTCTTTTTCGTTCCCTGAAATAGAACAATAAGAAAATCACATTACACCCTTCAATTCATTTACTCATCATTACTACTTGTCTGGAAAAGTCACCatcaagagaaagaaaatgtgctcTGGAAATAAAACTGGCATACTAATCTCTCCAAGCTTGAAAGTCAGATATAAATCCTACTATGCtcccaaatgaaaataaaaacctggcAAAAGGGTGACTGTGTGTCTTCTAAGACTATTTTAAGAAGGTAAAAGTGAGTTAAAAACTGGATCTGTGTAATCCATAGCTGTGTAACAGTTACACAGAACTAGGACTTTAGCTTCATTTTCTAATGGAAACCAAAGTCTTAGTTGTCcatattatttttctcatttaaatttatttatacaaTTCTGACAAAGTTTTTATCATTGATCTTTAAAGACAAATAACTTAAAAATCCATTGTAAACTTCTACATCAATATTCATACTCACCTTGAAAGCCATATGCTCAAGAAAGTGAGCAGTTCCATTGTTCTTCTCATTTTCATACCTGCTTCCAGCATCAATCCAAAGACCAACctcaatgaaggaaaaaaaaaaaaaaaagtcattttacCAGCTAACAGCTTTGCTATGGCTTTTTACTTAAACAGAGCAGGttttcaaggaaaaggaaattttgatCTTCACAGAAAATTTAATTACAAATCTACAAAAGCATTAAGACTTCTATGTCCTAGCTTAAGTTCTACAAACAGTTGTTAATAAATattgaaatgcaaatgcaaTTTAGTTCCACGAGGAAATGAACACATGGGAACAGATACAAAAAAACGTTCCTTTTGTAAGCTACTTACTGTGCATGTTGAGAGTCCAGAGTCTTCAGAAGCTACTTGCAAGCCATTTTCCAAAGGACTCACCCTAGTTTCAGGGACATTTAAGATTACTTCTGTTGCTGCTTTGGAAACTCTGAGCTTCCTTGTTCCAACATGCAcacactggaaaggaaaatcatCAGTCACCCTCAGATTGTTTAGTTATATCCATagatgcttttctgaaaaatgtattgCTGAACTTCAGCATTAAGTTTGTGGGTCTTTCTTGAAGCATGCATTTATAAGGAAAAGAATTCAGGACTACTATTCACCACTACTTCACATCAAGGAAGCAGTACCCTGAATCTGAAACAAACCCTGAAGGTAACTACAAGTGAGGAGATGCATCTGCTGCCCTCCAATCTGACATAGAAGCTGTTACTCTCATCAGCCAGACACACTTGTTTCCCACTTCTGCCAGCAAGAGCCTGCAGGACCTTTACCATCTGGAATTCTCCTGGGTAGCTGCTTTCTAAGGTGAAGCGAGATATAGCCCAAGGGCCGGTGTCAGGACTGCAAATCCATCACCCATTgatcagagcagcagaaattgCCGGTTTTAAACAATCATGTGGCAGCTAAAGCATGTTAAATGAGAGCGGGGTAGAAAAGAAGGGAAGTTTACTGCAGTTTTTCAATaacaagaaatgcaaatatgtaTCCCAAACGCATACTTCAAGCAAACAGCTATCTCAAAAACTgttatttcaaatgtttcaaaTAAACAAAGATTTCTCTCCCCATATAAATACACTAAACACGAAAGTACAAAATCCAGCTCTCACCCACTCTCCTCCTAAAATAAGTTAGATCTCTCAAAACTCACTCATTTCAGAATCACAGCACAATTCAAGTttgaagggacctctggaggtctcTGGTCCAActtcctgctccaagcaggatCAGCTTGGTCAGACCATTCTGCTCACGACTTTTTGCATTTGCGTACTGACAATCTCCCAAGGTAGCTGCAACTTCACAGCTCTGTGAGCAGCCTGCTCCACTGCTTAGACTGCCACATattcagtttttcctctcttgtttCAACTTACGCCCATTATCTCTCATTCTGCCACCGTGCCCCTCTGTGACAGGCCTAGTTTTATCTTCCTGACAACCTTCTCCTAGGTGCTGGCTCAGGTACTTCTCACAGCTCCTCCACAGGTCCAGCAGAAGCCAtgtcttctccagcctgaacgAGGTCCGgactctcagcctctcctcgcACGGCACATGTCCCAGCCCAGTTCATCTCTGCTGAACATCTCCAGTTCACCAACATCCTCCTCACACTGAGGAGCCCCGGACCAGTGCCAACTAATCACTTACTACACCTCCCGCCATGcaccgcgccgccgccgcgacTACAACTCCCAGCGTGCACCACGCCCCACGGCCTCCAACTCCTCGCGTCCCCTCAGCGGCAGCCCAGGCACCGGCGCTCGGAGCTACTGCGCCCCCCGCGCCTCCCTCCActccgctcccggccccgccgcctcacCCGCTCCGCCGCGCCGGGCGCTCGCACCAGGCGGGCAGACCAGGGCAGGAGAAACCGCCCGGCCGCTGAGCGCGCTGCAGACGCCGCCATCTCGACGCTGTGgtgggcggggcggggcgggcgtCCTCGGGGGCCGCGCAGGCGCGGGTCAGTTCCATCCGCCCCCGCCGGGGGGCGCGTGGGGCAGCGCAAACGCCGTTGCAacggcccggggcgggggggggggtgagAATCGgggaatggcctgggttggaagggacgcacagggatcatcgagtccaacttctgccctgcacaggacaagcCCGCCATATATCTGAGGgcgttgtccaaacgctccttgagctctggcaggctTGGGGCTTGGTTTGATGGTCCGCTCTCCTCActggcccagagcagcacagttCAGGAAAGCCATTTTCCTTGCGATA includes:
- the PMPCB gene encoding mitochondrial-processing peptidase subunit beta isoform X1; the protein is MAASAARSAAGRFLLPWSARLVRAPGAAERCVHVGTRKLRVSKAATEVILNVPETRVSPLENGLQVASEDSGLSTCTVGLWIDAGSRYENEKNNGTAHFLEHMAFKGTKKRSQLDLELEIENMGAHLNAYTSREQTVYYAKAFSKDLPRAVEILADIIQNSTLGEAEIERERGVILREMQEVETNLQEVVFDYLHATAYQNTALGRTILGPTENIKSINRNDLVEYITTHYKGPRMVLAAAGGVSHDELLDLAKCHFGNLPSAPEGGLPPLPPCSFTGSEIRIRDDKMPLAHLAIAVEAAGWSDPDTIPLMVANTLIGNWDRSFGGGVQNLSSKLAQIACHGNLCHSFQSFNTCYTDTGLWGLYVVCEPSTIQDMVHFVQREWIRLCTSVTENEVARAKNLLKTNMLLQLDGSTPICEDIGRQMLCYKRRIPIPELEARIEAIDAQTIREICTKYIYDKHPAVAAVGPIEQLPEYSKICSGMYWLRE
- the PMPCB gene encoding mitochondrial-processing peptidase subunit beta isoform X5, with translation MAASAARSAAGRFLLPWSARLVRAPGAAERCVHVGTRKLRVSKAATEVILNVPETRVSPLENGLQVASEDSGLSTCTVGLWIDAGSRYENEKNNGTAHFLEHMAFKGTKKRSQLDLELEIENMGAHLNAYTSREQTVYYAKAFSKDLPRAVEILADIIQNSTLGEAEIERERGVILREMQEVETNLQEVVFDYLHATAYQNTALGRTILGPTENIKSINRNDLVEYITTHYKGPRMVLAAAGGVSHDELLDLAKCHFGNLPSAPEGGLPPLPPCSFTGSEIRIRDDKMPLAHLAIAVEAAGWSDPDTIPLMVANTLIGNWDRSFGGGVVSEPTSTVLLLMRICPVNLPRLPAMVTCVTVSSPSTPATLTQGCGDSMWSVSHPLFRTWCTLFRENG
- the PMPCB gene encoding mitochondrial-processing peptidase subunit beta isoform X6, which codes for MGCVHVGTRKLRVSKAATEVILNVPETRVSPLENGLQVASEDSGLSTCTVGLWIDAGSRYENEKNNGTAHFLEHMAFKGTKKRSQLDLELEIENMGAHLNAYTSREQTVYYAKAFSKDLPRAVEILADIIQNSTLGEAEIERERGVILREMQEVETNLQEVVFDYLHATAYQNTALGRTILGPTENIKSINRNDLVEYITTHYKGPRMVLAAAGGVSHDELLDLAKCHFGNLPSAPEGGLPPLPPCSFTGSEIRIRDDKMPLAHLAIAVEAAGWSDPDTIPLMVANTLIGNWDRSFGGGVQNLSSKLAQIACHGNLCHSFQSFNTCYTDTGLWGLYVVCEPSTIQDMVHFVQREWIRLCTSVTENEVARAKNLLKTNMLLQLDGSTPICEDIGRQMLCYKRRIPIPELEARIEAIDAQTIREICTKYIYDKHPAVAAVGPIEQLPEYSKICSGMYWLRE
- the PMPCB gene encoding mitochondrial-processing peptidase subunit beta isoform X4, with the protein product MRNRGGMNQRIQEWWLSWLPEQCVHVGTRKLRVSKAATEVILNVPETRVSPLENGLQVASEDSGLSTCTVGLWIDAGSRYENEKNNGTAHFLEHMAFKGTKKRSQLDLELEIENMGAHLNAYTSREQTVYYAKAFSKDLPRAVEILADIIQNSTLGEAEIERERGVILREMQEVETNLQEVVFDYLHATAYQNTALGRTILGPTENIKSINRNDLVEYITTHYKGPRMVLAAAGGVSHDELLDLAKCHFGNLPSAPEGGLPPLPPCSFTGSEIRIRDDKMPLAHLAIAVEAAGWSDPDTIPLMVANTLIGNWDRSFGGGVQNLSSKLAQIACHGNLCHSFQSFNTCYTDTGLWGLYVVCEPSTIQDMVHFVQREWIRLCTSVTENEVARAKNLLKTNMLLQLDGSTPICEDIGRQMLCYKRRIPIPELEARIEAIDAQTIREICTKYIYDKHPAVAAVGPIEQLPEYSKICSGMYWLRE
- the PMPCB gene encoding mitochondrial-processing peptidase subunit beta isoform X3, translating into MAASAARSAAGRFLLPWSARLVRAPGAAERCVHVGTRKLRVSKAATEVILNVPETRVSPLENGLQVASEDSGLSTCTVGLWIDAGSRYENEKNNGTAHFLEHMAFKGTKKRSQLDLELEIENMGAHLNAYTSREQTVYYAKAFSKDLPRAVEILADIIQNSTLGEAEIERERGVILREMQEVETNLQEVVFDYLHATAYQNTALGRTILGPTENIKSINRNDLVEYITTHYKGPRMVLAAAGGVSHDELLDLAKCHFGNLPSAPEGGLPPLPPCSFTGSEIRIRDDKMPLAHLAIAVEAAGWSDPDTIPLMVANTLIGNWDRSFGGGVVSEPTSTVLLLMRICPVNLPRLPAMVTCVTVSSPSTPATLTQGCGDSMWSVSHPLFRTWCTLFRENGSTPICEDIGRQMLCYKRRIPIPELEARIEAIDAQTIREICTKYIYDKHPAVAAVGPIEQLPEYSKICSGMYWLRE
- the PMPCB gene encoding mitochondrial-processing peptidase subunit beta isoform X2, translating into MAASAARSAAGRFLLPWSARLVRAPGAAERCVHVGTRKLRVSKAATEVILNVPETRVSPLENGLQVASEDSGLSTCTVGLWIDAGSRYENEKNNGTAHFLEHMAFKGTKKRSQLDLELEIENMGAHLNAYTSREQTVYYAKAFSKDLPRAVEILADIIQNSTLGEAEIERERGVILREMQEVETNLQEVVFDYLHATAYQNTALGRTILGPTENIKSINRNDLVEYITTHYKGPRMVLAAAGGVSHDELLDLAKCHFGNLPSAPEGGLPPLPPCSFTGSEIRIRDDKMPLAHLAIAVEAAGWSDPDTIPLMVANTLIGNWDRSFGGGVNLSSKLAQIACHGNLCHSFQSFNTCYTDTGLWGLYVVCEPSTIQDMVHFVQREWIRLCTSVTENEVARAKNLLKTNMLLQLDGSTPICEDIGRQMLCYKRRIPIPELEARIEAIDAQTIREICTKYIYDKHPAVAAVGPIEQLPEYSKICSGMYWLRE